In Streptobacillus ratti, the genomic stretch AGTTCTTTCAGAAAACTGTCCAACTAAACTTGTTAGAGTAGGTGTTAAGGAAAGATACGGTCAAGTTGGAACTTTAGAATTTTTAGAAAAAGAATATGAATTAAGTGCAGATGATATTTATAGGGCAATAAAAGATAATTTATAATAAACAAATGGGTCTTCTATGATATAATAAAAATATTAAAGAAGACCTATTGTTATGTAAAAAAGTAATATAGAAATTAAGATTTTTATTTAAAATTTACCGTGTTGATTGTTTTTTAAAAAGAAATAAAGTATAATTTAATACAAGACTAATTAAGGAAATGTATAGGAGAAATGATGAGTAGCATAATAAAAATAGAACATCTATTTAAAAATTATGGAAATAAAGCAGTATTAAAGGATATAAATTTAGAAATAAATCAAGGAGAAATTTTATCTATACTAGGTAAAAATGGAGTTGGTAAGACAACTTTATTAAGCATAATTTTAAAAATGATAGAAGCTAGTAGTGGGAATATTAAATTTAGAAATGTGGATATAAGGGATATAAATAACAAAAAATATTATTCAGACATTAATATAGTTTTAGAAAATAGTCAAAATATTTATTACTATATGACAGGCCTTGAAAATATACTGTACTTTGGTTCTCTATATGGATATAGTAAAGAAAAGATTTTAAATAATGTAAATAATTGGATAGATTTATTTGATTTAAGAGATGATATAAATGAAAAACTATCAATTTATTCAAGAGGAATGATACAAAAATTAAGTATAATAATTGCCTTAATAAACAAGCCTAAATTGTTACTTTTAGATGAACCAACGCTAGGATTAGATGTTTATTCTAAAAGAAAAATGATGGATATGATAAAAATATTATCTGAAAAAGAAAATATAACTATAATATTAACAACTCATCAAATGGATATTGTTGAATATTTAGATAGTAAATTAATATTGTTAGATAAGGGTGAGGTTGTTTATGTAGGAAGAATAGATGATTTAAAAACAAAATATACTACTAAACAATATATAGTAAAATATAGTATAGATGATATAACATATGAAGAAAAAATTTTAAAAGAAAATTTTGAAGAAATATATATGTATTTAAAATCAAAAAAAGTTGATGAAATATATGAAATTAAAAAGTATGAAAAAAGTTTAGAAGAATTAATTTTAGAAATGGAGTAAGAATGTATAATATTTTTTTAGGAGAAATTAAAAGGTATTTTTTAGAAATAAAGACCTATTACCCAGATTATATAGTAAGTTTGGTTATAAGTTTAATACTATACTTAATATTATTTGGATTTGAAACAGAAAATACTAAATATATAGGTTATATATACTGGGTGTTAGCAAGTTCTGTATTATCAGAAGCTTCGATATCTATCTCATCAGAAAAACAAGCAGGAACTATAAAAAATTTAATTATTAAACCTTACTCTATATTAACTATTATGACATTTAGAACTATATCATGGTTAATAATAAATTTTAGTAAAATAGTATTGATATTACTAATATTAAAATATGTATTTCAGTTAAATTTAATGTTTAACATATTATTAATACCTATTTTAATAATTACATTGATTTCTATTTATGGATTTTCTTTGATTTTAATGACACTTACTATTGTATATACTAAAACTGCATCATTTGAATCTGTAATTAGTTATATATTGCTGTTTTTATCTGGTTCAGTATATTCAGTAGAAAAAATGCCTTTAATAATTCAATATATTACAAATTATTTTCCTTTAACATTAGGAATAAAAATTAGTAATCATATTTTAAGTGGTGAATTGGTTAATTTAAATGAAATATTAATCTTAATAATAGATAGTATAATATACCTACTTTTAGGATATATATTATTTAAGAAAATAATTAAAAATAATGAAAAATATAATCAAAGATATTAAGTAAATAAAGAGGCTCAAAATTAGAAAAATCTATTTTGAACCTCTATTTTAATCTTCAAATATTGAAATAATAGTTATAGACCCTATTAATAAAATAGCACCTATTAATTGTATTAAAGTTAAATGTGTTCCTAAAAATATTATCCCTATAATTATTGCAACTATAGGCTCTACTGCTCCTAGTAAAGATGTAGTTGCAGGATGAATATATTTAGTACTTTCTAAGAAAAGATAAAATGGTATAGCATTACCTAAAACAACATTAGATAAAAAAGTAATAAATATATCTAATTTTAAAAGTTCTCTAAAATTACTGTAGTCTATAAAAGGGATAAATATTAATGAACCTATTATCATTCCACACCCTATAACTATAGTATTATCAATCTTTTTAAACTTACTGATATATAGGATATAGAATGCAAAAGTAAATGCTGCAATTAAACCGTAAATAAGTGAAATTGGACTAACATTTAAATTATTAAGACTACCACTAGTTATCATTAAAAACATTCCGTATAGTGCAACGCTAACGAGTATACTTTTCTTAATACTAGGTAAAGTTTTAGTTACATAACTTAAATAAACTAGTACTATAGTTGGAGTAATATATTGCATAAGTGTTGCAAATGCTGCATTTGAATTGTTGATAGTCTGAGCAAAAGAATACTGTAATAATGCAATTCCAAAAATACCATAAACAATTATTTTTTTTAAATATTTTTTTGAAAAAAGAATTTTATTTAATCCTTTAGTCCCTTTCGTATAGACACCATATCCAACTAAAATAATACCTGTTAAAAACATTCTTAAAAATGTATATGTATTTACATTGAAATTTGAATTACTAAATATATATTCAGCTAAACTTCCTGACACTCCCCATAAAAAAGCAGCAATAAATGCCATAATAATTCCTAATTTTTTCATATATATCTCTCCTTAATTTTCTTTAAATATATTAGCATAAATAATAAAAAAAATAAATAATAATAAAGTTAGTTTTTTGATTTTATAACTAAAATGATATATAATATAGTTAACATATAAATTTGTATTATCAAAATATTTGATAAGAAAAGTAAGGAGGAAATGTGGAATTATTAAAAGTAGAAAATTTACATGCTGGAATAGAAGATAAAAAGATAATAAAAGGATTAGATTTAGTAATTAATAAGGGAGAAGTACATGTTATAATGGGTCCAAATGGTGCAGGAAAATCGACTCTTGCCTCTATATTAATAGGACATCCTAAATATGAAGTTAGTCAAGGGAAAATAGTGTTAGAGGGAGAGGAAATACAAGAATCTCTCGTTGATGAAAGAGCAAGAAAAGGAATATTTTTATCATTTCAATATCCTGAGGAAATACCAGGGCTTACAGTTGAGGATTTTTTAAGGTCTGCTAAAGAAGCTGTAAGTGGAGAAAAACAATATATTTTAAGATTTAACAGGTTATTAAAAGAAAAAATGGCACAATTAAAAATGGATGAAAGTTATGCAAATAGATATTTAAATGTAGGATTTTCAGGAGGAGAAAAGAAAAAAAATGAAATACTACAAATGGCAATATTAGAACCAAAGCTTGCTATACTTGATGAAACTGATTCAGGACTTGATAGAGATGCTACAAAAATTGTATTTGAAGGTGTAAAAACATTGAAATCTACTGATAAATCTATGTTAATAATTACACACTATAACAAGGTATTAGAATATTTAGAACCTGATTTTGTCCATATATTAATGGACGGTAGAATAGTTAAAACTGGTGGAAAAGAATTAGTTGAATTTATAGAAACTCATGGTTATGAAAAATTAAGAAAAGAGTTTTTAGGTGATAATTAATGGAAACTACAAAAAAGACATATATTGCTGATATTGAACGTGGAATATATGATGTAAAAGATGAAATGAAGCATAAGTTTACTACAGGAAAAGGATTAGATGAAAATGTAGTTAAAAGAATATCTGAAAAGAAAAATGAACCTGAATGGATGCTTGAAAAAAGATTACATGCTTTAAAAATATTTTTTGAAAAACCTATGCCTACTTGGAGTACTGACCTTTCAGATTTAGATATAAATGAAATAGTTCATTATTTAGAAACTGAGTCAGAAAACATGAATTCTTCTTGGGAAGATGTCCCAGAATATATTAAAAAAACTTTTGATAGATTGGGTATACCTGAGGCAGAAAAAAAATCTCTTGCAGGAGTTGGAGCCCAATATGATTCAAATGTAGTTTATCATAGTTTAAATGAAGAATTAAAATCAAAGGGAGTTATATATACAGATATAGAAACAGCTATAGTTGAACATGAGGAATTAATAAAAAAATATTTCATGACTTTAATTAAACCAGAAGATCATAAATTTGCTGCATTACATGGTGCAGTTTGGTCAGGAGGGTCTTTTGTTTATGTACCTAAAGGAGTAAAGATTGAAAAACCATTACAATCATATTTTAGATTAAATGCTTCAGAGTCAGGACAATTTGAACATACTTTAATTATAGTTGAAGAGGGGGCAGAATTACATTTCATTGAGGGGTGTTCAGCACCTAAGTATTATAGAAATGCTTTACATGCAGGAGCAGTAGAATTATTTGTTGCTAAAAATGCTAAATTACGTTATTCAACTATAGAAAATTGGTCAAAAAATTTATATAACCTAAATACAAAAAGAGCTATAGTAGAAGAACATGGAACTATAGAGTGGATATCAGGTTCTTTTGGTTCACGTGTTACTAATCTATACCCTATGAGTATATTAAATGGTGTTGGTGCATCTTGTGAATTTACAGGAGTTACTTTTGCTGCAGCTGGTCAATTTTTAGATACAGGTTGTAAAATTATACATGCAGCACCATATACTACTTCAAATGTGTCATCAAAATCTATTTCAAAAAATGGTGGTGGAGCTTTTTATAGATCACTTCTTAAAGTAGTTCCAGGAGCTCATCACTGTAAAGCAACAGCAGAATGTGAGTCATTAATGCTTGATAATAATGGGTCAGCATCTCATACTATGCCAATAATAGAGGTAAATACTGATGATATAGATATAGGTCATGAGGCAAGTATAGGAAGAATAAGTGATGAGGCAATATTTTACTTAATGAGTAGAGGACTTTCAGAAGATGAGGCTAAATTAATGATAATAAGAGGGTTTGTAGAACCAATATCTAAGGAATTACCTCTTGAATATGCAGTTGAACTTAATAAGTTAATAGAATTAGAATTAGAAGGGACTATAGGGTAGGTGATATAGATGAAAGAGAAAAAATATTCAGCAAGATTACAAGAAACTATAGACCTGTTAAAATCAGCAGTTGCAGAAGAGTCTAAGAAAGCAAGTAAAAAAGAAGTTGACATGTCATTTAATAAACCTGTATGGAATAGAATGAAATATACTGTACAAGGTGTAGAAAAAATTGAAAATTTTAATGGATTAAAAATTCAAAATTTAGATAATATAAATATAGAAGTAAGTGAAAATGTATTTACAAAATTAAGAATTTCAAACTATTTTAAGTATGAATCTGAAAATTATGCAAATTTAAAAAAGAGAATATTAATCAAAGGTGAAATTAAAGAAAAAATATATATAACTATGGAATTAAGCAAGGAAAATCCACATTTAGTTGATGTATTTAACATAGAACTTGAGGAAAATGCTAAAGCTAAAATATATATTATTTATAAAGGGATAGATAATGAAAGTACTTATCATAATGGGTATATTAATGTTAAAGCAAATAAAGGTTCTAACTTAGAATTAATAACTATACAAACATTAAATGTTAATTCTGAAAATTTTTTAGGAGTAGATATAGATGTTAAAGAAGATGCAGATGTTAAACACTATAGTGTAGAATTTGGTGGTATGGCAAATGTAACTTCAGTATCATCGAATTTATTAGAAAACAGGGCAAAATCACTTCTTTTACCAGTATATTTATCTGATATGGAAAGAAAAACAGATTATGAATATACATTAAATTTTCATGGGAGAGAATGTGTTGCAGATATAGATGCAAGAGGAGTAACTAAAGATAGGGCAATAAAAGTGTTTAGAGGTAATTTAGTATTTGAAAGATTTTCTTCAAAATCTGCTGGTTCAGAATCTGAGTTTTCTATACTTTTAGATAAAACAGTCAACGCTCATTCTATACCAACTTTATTCTGTGATGAAGATGATGTAATAGGGGCACATTCTGCAAGTATAGGTAAAATAGATCAAGATAAACTATTTTACTTAATGAGCAGAGGATTTGATTCTAAAAGTGCTAAAAAACTTGTGGTAGAATCATCGTTTGGGCCTGTATTTAATGCTATAGAAGATGAGGACATGGTAGGAGAATTGAAAGAAATCTTGGAAAGAAGATTATAATGGATGAAATAAAAAAAGATTTCCCTATATTTAAAAAAAGGGATATAGCATATTTAGATAATGCTTCAACTACACAAAAACCACAGGAAGTTATAAATGAGATATATAATTACTATTTAGAAACTAATGGTAATGCTGGTAGAGGCTCTCATGAACTTTCTATGATAAATCAAGCTATAATGGAATCTACTAGAAAAAAAGTGGCAAATTTTGTAGGTGTAAGCGATGAAAAAAATATAGTTTTTACAAAGGGAAGTACTGAGGGATTAAATATTATAGCTTTTGGTTACGCACTAGAAAATTTAAGTGAGGGAGATGAAATAGTACTTGCAATATCTAATCATCATTCTAATATAGTTCCATGGCAAGAAGTGGCTAGAATAAAGAAATTAAAAATAAGATATCTTTATTTAGATAAATTTGGTAATTTAGATATTAGAGAACTTCCTTATTTATTTAATTCTAAAACTAAAATAATAAGTATTTCAAGTGTTGTAAATACAACTGGTGTAATACAAAATTTTAGAGAAGTTATAGAAATGGCTCATAGATATGATGTGAAAGTAGTGCTTGATTGTGCCCAATCTATAGCTCACTTTAAACATGAATTTGAAAAATGGGATGTAGATTTTGCAGTATTTTCAGGGCATAAAATGTTTTCAGTTCAAGGTGTTGGAATACTTTATGGTAAAATGGAATTACTAAAAGATACTAGACCTTTTATTTATGGTGGAGATATGGTTGAATATGTAGAAGAAAGTGGATCAAGTTATAAGGAAAGTCCATATAAGTTTGAGGGTGGAACTCAAAATGTAGAAGCAATTTTAAGCTTGGTAAAGGCTATAGAATACATAGAAAAAATAGGGTATGAAAGACTACAAAAGTCAGAAGAAAAACTTATGATGTATGCTACTTTTGCAATTAATACATTAGATTTTGTGGAAACATATTATACAGAAAATGTTGAAAAAGTAGGAATAATTGCATTTAATGTTAAAGGTGTTCATTCACATGACACGGCTTTTATACTAGATAATAAAGGTGTTGCAGTTAGATCTGGACAACATTGTACAGCTCCATTACTTTCATTTATGGGAATAAATTCATGTTGTAGAGTTAGTTTAGGAGTGTATAATGATGAAAAGGATATAGATAGATTAATTGAGGGTTTATTTGAAGTGAAAAAAATATTTGAAAGATAATTAGGTTCAGAAATAGTTAAAAAGTAGAGAATTTCTAAAATTATAGAAATTCTTTTTTTTTGATGAAATTTTTATATCAAGACTTTAATAAATATATATTTTATACGATATTGAACTAATACTCTTACCATTAATCATTATACTTAAGTTTTTTAATAAATCGGTATAAAGACTTAAAATATATCAGATTTTAAAATATAAAATTTAAAAAATATATACTTTTTTGAATATTAGATTGTGTATAAGTTCTAAGATAAAATTTAGTTCAAGTATTTATATTATTAATGATTATGATTCGAAATATATATTTTACATATTTATTGATGATGTGATATAATCTGCGTAATACTATATTAAAGGATATATAGAAACAAAAATGAACATAACGCTATATTTAAGTAAAAAAAATTTTTAAATTAATATATAATAATTTAAGTGATAATATAGGTGAAAATTATTTTGAAACATTTTTAAAAGAGTTAATTGAACTCGGAATTTTGGTGGAATTATTTGATTAAAAAACTTACTAAACAAGAAAAATTTATGTATTTAAACTCTTTATTTCCTAGAAATGCTTTGCTTGATTTTATTTTCGTAACATTTTATATAACTAAACTATCAATTACTATAGATAAGTATCTATATTTAGATACATTATTATTTGTATTAATAACAGCTTTTGAAATGCCAAGTGGATATATTTCAGATTTATTTGGTAGAAAAAGAATATTAATTTTAGGTAAGCTTATACTTGTATTTTCAATGATAGGTCTATTATTTTCAACTAATTTTTTACATGGAGTTTTAGTTATTATTTTTTATTCAATAGGAGCGGCATTAGCCTCTGGGAATACAGAAGCAATTTTATTTGAATATTATTCTGACACAGATCAATTGAATAAATACAAAGTTATTCTAACAAATGTTAGTAGTATTAGTTTGACATTAGGGATAGTATTATCATTTCTAAGTGGAATTATTTTTAAATTTAATATACAATACATAATTTATTTAGATATTATTATATACACAATCAACATATTAGCTACAATATATTTTTTAGAAGAAAGTAAAATAAAAGTTAGAAAAAATGAGAAAGAAGATAAAAAAGAGGATAATAAGGTTAAAGAATTTGTTGATATAAAGGTAATCATTAGTTTTGTAATAACATCATTTATTTTTGTTTTTTTCAGAAGTACATATAACTTTTATCAACCTATTTATACAGACTTTGGTATTGATGTAAAATATTTTGGTATGTTTACAGTATTATTTAGTATTATAGGGGTAATAACAAACCAAATTTTAAAAAAATACTTCATAAAAAAAATTAAATATAATAATTTATCAATAATGAAGATATATATTTCAATATTATTTACTAGTTTTTTAATAATGTATTCAAAATCTAGCTTTATTTTATTCATGATATTTATTTGTATACAACAAGTTATACGATATATTGAGGGTAATATAGTTACAATATATGTAAATAAGAAAATACCTGAAAATACTAAATATAGGACGACATATTTATCTATACAACACTTTATTACTACAGGTTTAATTTCTATGACATTAATTTTTTCAAGTTACATATTAAAATTTTTAAGTATGTATACAACTTTTTTTATACTTTCATTAATTTTTACATTATTAGTAGCCATATTAATACTAGTATTAAAAAGAATGGAATTAAAAATAAATTGAAAATGGTGTATAAACATAAAAATTAAATAATTGAGGGATTGTTCCAAATTTTAGAACAACCCCTTTTTATTATATTATAACTTCTTCTAAATCTTCTTTTTGATTGTTTACAAATGGCAGATACATAAGTAGCATAGATAAAGTAAATAGTCCTGTTAGAGCTATTTGATAAAACCAGAATGGTTTGATAAAGCTTACTGCTCCTATTATATAATCTGACATAAACATGTAGTTAGTACCATAAATTCCATTCCATAAAAATGCGAATCCTATTAATCCAAAATAACCAACTATAGATGTTATTAATCCATTTAATGTAACCCTTTCATCTAAATGTATAAATGCGTAAAATACTGCAAATATCTCAAACATATGACTAGCTATAAAAGAATAGACATATAATGATGAATGATATGTTGAAAATCCTGGTATTATTACAGCAATTATAGCTCCTGAAAACCAAAAATATACAAAATTAAAGTAAAGTCTTTTTCTTGTAATAAAAAATATACCTGCAAAAATAAGTGAAACATTACATAAATTAAATGGCATAGTATTGTACCAAACATCATTTTCAAAATGAATTCTGTAAAGAGAATCTACAAGTTTTATAGCTAAACACAAAATACCTATAAATGTTGTATATTTACCTTTTTCTATTCCTTTAAATAAATATGGTATTAATAATAAAATAATAGATATTATTAATAAAACAAAAACGGGTTTTAAATGGTCATGTGAAAAAAATGTTAAATGATATTCACCTCTGGTAATAATATTAAACACTATTTAACCTCCTTTAGTATAGAAACTAGTATAGCTATATCATTATAAGTAACACCACTTATTCTAGTTGCCTGTCCAATGTTTTTTGGTTTAGTATAACTTAAACCACTTATAGCTATATTTGATAATCCTTTTACTATCTCATAATTAAAATTTTCAGGAATAGTTATATTTTCAAGTTTTTTAAATTTTTCAATTTGATTTCTTTCTCTTTCAATAAATATTCTATATTTAGCTTCTATCTCAACTTGTTCTTTAGAAATTTCAGATAAATCTTTTGTTTCAATAAACAATTTTAAATTTTCATAATTTATTTCTTGTCTTCCTAAAAATTCAAATGCGTTCATTACGTTATTATGAGATGAATTTTTATTTATCCCCTTAAGTATATCATTATTTTCTTTATTTGGGTAGATTTTTATTTCTTTTAATCTTTCTATCTCATCTGATATAGTTTTTATATTATCTTCAAGTTCTTTTAATTTATCTTTATCTAAAAGACCTATTTCTTTAGATTTTTCAAGTAATCTAATAAATACATTATCTTGTCTTAAGGTTAATCTATATTCTGCACGAGATGGAAGAACTCTATATGGTTCTGGAGTTTCTTTATTTATAATATCATCTATTAATACGCCTATATATCCTTCATCACGAGAGATTATAATAGGGTCTTTTCCATCTATTTTTCTAGCGGCATTTACCCCAGCAATAAATCCTTGAGCAGCAGCTTCTTCATATCCACTAGTACCATTAATAGTCCCAGCTTGGAAAAGATTTTCTATAATCTTAGATTCAAGAGAAAAATTTAATTGTCTTGCTGGAATAAAATCATATTCAACAGCGTAACCATATCTTAAAATTTTAGCATTTTCTAAACCTTTAATAGTTTTAATAAGTTTTTCTTGTGCAAATGGAGGCATAGCTGTTGTAAATCCATTCACATAAATTTCATCACTTTCTCTTGATTCTTGTTCAAGAAATATTTGATGATCAGTTTTATCAGGAAAATTCATAATTTTTCTATCAAGTGATGGACAATGTCTTGGTCCTTTTGTTGAAACTATCCCTGTAACTATTGGTGAATATTTAAGTAATTCTTGTCCAACTTTTATAGTTTCTTCTGTTGTAAATGTAAGCCAAGTTTCAAGTGGCTTTTCATCTGTTTTATTAGTCATATATGAAAAATATCTTGGATTAGTTTCACCATGTAATTTTTCTAATATATCTAAATTCATACTTTTTTTATCTATTCTAGGTGGAGTAGCAGTTTGATATCTATCCATTTCTATTCCATATTTTACTAAATTATCTGGTAAAGAATTACTTGCTTTTTCTCCTTGTCTTCCAGCAGAATATTTAACATCTCCTATAATATATTCTCCATTTAAGAAAGTCCCTGTACAAAGTATTACTGCTTTTGCAGAATACTTAAGACCTAGAGCATCAATTACCCCTATAATTTTTTTATTATCATCAAGTATTAAATCTTCAACCATATTTTGTATTACATCAAGATTATTTTCTTTTTCTATGATTTCTCTCATTTTAATTCTATACCAATATTTATCAGCTTGAGCTCTAGTTATTTTAGCTGCAAGTCCTTTAGTATGATTTAAGTTTTTAAGTTGTAAATTATATTTATCTATATGTATAGCCATTTGACCACCAAGCATACCTATTTCACTAACTATGTGTGATTTACCCGGTCCACCTATGGCAGGATTACAACTCATCATTGCAATATTATCTAGGTATATAGTAAAAAGAGCAACTTTTTTACCAAGTCTTGCTGCTGAAAGTGATGCTTCAACTCCAGCATGTCCTGCTCCTACTACTATAATATCATAGTTTTGCATAAATCCTCCTTATTATAAAGTGATACTTTTTTCAGCATCAATAAAAATTCCAATAGTTTCATCTACAGGTTGTTTTAAAAATCTATCACTGTTTAATTCAAACAATTCTTTAAATTTTCCTGTTCGATTTCTATCTATAATTAACGAAATTTCAGTTTCATCATATTCTGTTAACATATGATAATCACCCATACTATCACCAGCTATAAATGCTGGAGCTTTATTGTATTTTGGATAAATATATTTTTCAATTACCTCTACTTTCCCCTCATAAAATGTTTTTATACTTTCTTTTTGAAATTCACCTGTAATTTTATCATTTTTAATTTCTAATTCTCTACCATAGATTTTTTTAATATACTTATTTAAAGGTTTTAATACCTCTTCAACTTGAAATCTTGGAGAACCAGAAATTACATATACATCTATATTATTCTCATGAAATTCTTTAATTAATTCTGCCATTTCTTTTGATATTGAAAGTCCTGTTTTGTATGTAGAAATATTGTTCTCATATATCCAATTTTCATGACTAAATTCAAGTGAGTTGTGATAATTAATAGCCTTTTGTATTAACTCTCTTAGTTCCTCTTCTTTCATATCAATGAAAAAAATAGTTGTAATATCAAAGGAATCATACTTGAAAAAAAGATATTCAACTAAATCCTCAACATTTGCTAAAAATTCTAAATATGTATCACTTGTATTTTCTGAAATATATGCTCTTTCAAATATTTCTAAAAATTCATCTGATATATTTTTTTCATTTGGAAAATTTCTGTACAAGAAATCTTTAAACATTTTTGGAGTAGTTTTATACTTTTTAAACTTTAATATATAATGAATAAGTGCAAATTGTATATCATTCATTAAAATGGTATTATCACAATCAAATATAGCATAATGCCCATTATTTTTATTTTTTTTAATAAATTCATCTATTTTATTTTTGATATTTTCTTTCCACATAATACATCCTTTTTATTTGATATATACAATTATACTATATATATATTTAAAATACAACCATAGAGAATTATGATATATAAAGTGAAAAAAATGACAATTCTTAAAAAAATTTGCAAAATTGATTAAAAAGT encodes the following:
- a CDS encoding MFS transporter, with the protein product MIKKLTKQEKFMYLNSLFPRNALLDFIFVTFYITKLSITIDKYLYLDTLLFVLITAFEMPSGYISDLFGRKRILILGKLILVFSMIGLLFSTNFLHGVLVIIFYSIGAALASGNTEAILFEYYSDTDQLNKYKVILTNVSSISLTLGIVLSFLSGIIFKFNIQYIIYLDIIIYTINILATIYFLEESKIKVRKNEKEDKKEDNKVKEFVDIKVIISFVITSFIFVFFRSTYNFYQPIYTDFGIDVKYFGMFTVLFSIIGVITNQILKKYFIKKIKYNNLSIMKIYISILFTSFLIMYSKSSFILFMIFICIQQVIRYIEGNIVTIYVNKKIPENTKYRTTYLSIQHFITTGLISMTLIFSSYILKFLSMYTTFFILSLIFTLLVAILILVLKRMELKIN
- a CDS encoding TIGR02206 family membrane protein — translated: MFNIITRGEYHLTFFSHDHLKPVFVLLIISIILLLIPYLFKGIEKGKYTTFIGILCLAIKLVDSLYRIHFENDVWYNTMPFNLCNVSLIFAGIFFITRKRLYFNFVYFWFSGAIIAVIIPGFSTYHSSLYVYSFIASHMFEIFAVFYAFIHLDERVTLNGLITSIVGYFGLIGFAFLWNGIYGTNYMFMSDYIIGAVSFIKPFWFYQIALTGLFTLSMLLMYLPFVNNQKEDLEEVII
- the mnmG gene encoding tRNA uridine-5-carboxymethylaminomethyl(34) synthesis enzyme MnmG, producing the protein MQNYDIIVVGAGHAGVEASLSAARLGKKVALFTIYLDNIAMMSCNPAIGGPGKSHIVSEIGMLGGQMAIHIDKYNLQLKNLNHTKGLAAKITRAQADKYWYRIKMREIIEKENNLDVIQNMVEDLILDDNKKIIGVIDALGLKYSAKAVILCTGTFLNGEYIIGDVKYSAGRQGEKASNSLPDNLVKYGIEMDRYQTATPPRIDKKSMNLDILEKLHGETNPRYFSYMTNKTDEKPLETWLTFTTEETIKVGQELLKYSPIVTGIVSTKGPRHCPSLDRKIMNFPDKTDHQIFLEQESRESDEIYVNGFTTAMPPFAQEKLIKTIKGLENAKILRYGYAVEYDFIPARQLNFSLESKIIENLFQAGTINGTSGYEEAAAQGFIAGVNAARKIDGKDPIIISRDEGYIGVLIDDIINKETPEPYRVLPSRAEYRLTLRQDNVFIRLLEKSKEIGLLDKDKLKELEDNIKTISDEIERLKEIKIYPNKENNDILKGINKNSSHNNVMNAFEFLGRQEINYENLKLFIETKDLSEISKEQVEIEAKYRIFIERERNQIEKFKKLENITIPENFNYEIVKGLSNIAISGLSYTKPKNIGQATRISGVTYNDIAILVSILKEVK
- a CDS encoding HAD family hydrolase, yielding MWKENIKNKIDEFIKKNKNNGHYAIFDCDNTILMNDIQFALIHYILKFKKYKTTPKMFKDFLYRNFPNEKNISDEFLEIFERAYISENTSDTYLEFLANVEDLVEYLFFKYDSFDITTIFFIDMKEEELRELIQKAINYHNSLEFSHENWIYENNISTYKTGLSISKEMAELIKEFHENNIDVYVISGSPRFQVEEVLKPLNKYIKKIYGRELEIKNDKITGEFQKESIKTFYEGKVEVIEKYIYPKYNKAPAFIAGDSMGDYHMLTEYDETEISLIIDRNRTGKFKELFELNSDRFLKQPVDETIGIFIDAEKSITL